The Mercurialis annua linkage group LG7, ddMerAnnu1.2, whole genome shotgun sequence genome includes the window GTTTTTTGACCCTTTATATTTATACTCTTaatgtctttttatttatatatttactcTATTAATTACTCTAATTCCATctaaacttttaacttttactctttttcttttccataATCGTTTTCCTAGCGACATCAATGATTCCTCCAATTACAGTCACCGCCACCATCTTTATGGGCTTAATGATTATCGGTCTTTTTTGCTGCCGATGATCACCGTATTTGTTTGGTATTTACAAAAGACGGCGGCGGCGGAACGGAAAGCGGTGGATGGATAAGAGATTCAATTAGGTTGACAGTAGAAGAGAATTTAGAGGAAGCGTGTAGGTAAAGGTGATCTCTTGCGGCGGCAGTGGAGGCGATTTTCGTCGGCCTCAGTTAATTGGAAGCAGTGGATGGATGATATGTTCGGTTACGGCGACACTAGTGGTAACCAATCTTTTTAATGAAATTAGagatttaatttcattttttaagtgGATTTTGATTTTGCATATTACTATCATTTCAAGGTTTCCCTTTGGACTGAGAATGTTACGCTTTTCTACAGTTAGCTGTTTTTGCcgtgcttttttttttttgcgatttgtAGGAAATAAAACTTCAAGAATAAGATTGTTGCGGCTGTTTAATTAATGTAATTGGGTAGGGAAGAGATGAGTAAAGTTGAAACTTAGGATTACATTTCATGCTTGACAGTAGAGACTATAGTTATCATGGTATTTTGGTTCTGATGGAGTACAAGTTGTTCTACTAATTCAGAGGTGGGCTTTATGCCATCAGAATTAGAAATGTTGATTCAGTGATAAGCAACTTATgttaaatttcactttttttgttaATCTGTATGAGTTATTCTATCATGGACCTACTATGATTTTTTGGCTCATGTCTTCACTTTTATCTTTGCTTATCATAGATGCCAAGAATAGCGATTACATGTTCAATTAGAATTCTTTGATTACATGTTCTATTAGTTGCCTAATTAATTGAATTGATGGAACATAATTGTGATACCCAGTTGATCTCTATAGTCTCTGTGTGTGTGTTTATCCCTTTCTATTAATACATTCAGATGTAATTTACTATCTATGGAAGCTTTGGTGACATCTATGTCGTTACTTGTGCAATTTTCAGTACAATTTATCATTTATGTTTTTCAAAAGATGgtataactaaaaataaattaaatgctgaattttctatttattatttttaactttttttttctttaatgtgCAAAATATGATAATTGAGGAggaatatcattttttttagctTACACTTGGTTTCTCTAAATTGTAGTTTTGTCAGCTTCGATGCTAGATTCTGATGCTAGTATGTTGGTGATACTTGCTCACTTTTATCTATTCCAATGCTACAAATAAGTGAATTTAGGAGGACGGAAAGAAGGTTGTTTTAGAGGATGGAAAGAAGGAAACTAAAGAGATTGAACTTCTACAGAACAAGAATGAAGATGACGGTGGAAACACCAACTTTAGTTGAAACCAACCAAAAATGTGATTAACATTGTTATTTACTCACTTTTGTTCTCGATTggtaatttgaattatttagaGCTATAATACATTCTTAGTTAAACAATAAGCATTTTATAGATTGTTTGAATTAAATCAGAACTTCTATTGCATTATGATTTCTTTTtgcttctcattttttttaccTACAATacatttatgataatattataataagcTTCTGATTATATTAAtgtatgataatgtaatgataaggttatgataaagtacatgaaataaatttacataaaagattatgataatatactgacataattatgataatattatgacaaGTCTATGATAAAAGTTATGAtaaagataatattataataaagaaataaaaaataatttatgcaatttttttagcaaggttataataaaattattataagatTACGataaaatacgtaaaataattttgcataatacgataatgataatattacgataatattttgataatattataataaggttatgataagattataataaggtacataaaataaattagcataataagattatgataaaattatgatcatattttgataatattataataatcttATGATAATCTTAtgattattttatgataaaattagaaatgaaaaataatttatgcatttttttgataaggttatgataatattattataatgttatgataagatTACGATAAAGTACGTAAAATACACTTCCataataagattatgataatattttgataatattataataacctTATGATAATCTTAtgattattttatgataaaattagaaatgaaaaataatttatacaatttttttgataaagttatgataatattattataatgttatgataagattatgataaagtacgtaaaatataataatattatgataaaattttgataatattatgataatgtaatgataatattatagtaagactatgataatattatttatgataatgtaatgataatataatgataatattatggtaagactatgataatattatttatgataatgtaatgataatatcatgataatataatgataatatttatgataatattttatgataatattttatgataatggaatgataataaaatgataatgtaatgataatatTGTGAGAaggttataataatatttttttatgataatataatgataagtttatgataagtttatgataatattttaaatgataatattattataaagtaatgatatttttatgataatgtaatgataatattataataagataataatatatattatctgATAACgtaatgataatataatgataatgtaCTGATAATATTATGAGAATGTGATGATAATATTTCaggttaatgtcaaaaatattcaataatGTGATAATATAACGATATCATGAGAAAATGCATTGCAACCTATACATTATCTCTtaatataaatgaaaatgaaactgAATTCATTAGAGCAGGTATACTATAATTTAACTATCTCATCCCACACttcaaagttaaaatataattttattttgattataatttttccTTCCAGAACTCAAAAATGTCACTGTTCACCAAGCTTTCCAAATACACCCGCACGATCAACCTAAATTTCCTCGTCCACTGTCTCCACTTCATGAACAACACACCGAAAAATACCGTCTACGACGGTCCTAAAACACATAAtctaaaccaaaaaataattctaaaatcGTATTCcatattaattttctataaatttttaaatctgaaattgagataatcaattttaattaattgcgagcttaaattaaaattaaattgcaaaaacatttatttttttatagaaaaacaatttaattctaataatagtattgatatttttgataattgtaGTTGCATGCAGCCTTAATGCAAgttaagaagaaaaataaatttattttgtctaattaatttagtaataaaaaaaatacagtgAGCTAGCTATAGAATGTGGTTGTGCTTTTAGTTGCAGGTGTTGCATGTGAGGGGGTTGCGTGtcagagagaaagagaaaatgagAATATTGTCAGAGCATATGGTACTATTTGgagtaaaattaaaacttttggaCACGGCAGAGTAAAAACACTAAATCATCAGAATTgtgatgtatttttattaactttttcgTGTTGAGGTATAaaatcctattatttttatattttaggtaaatttctaaatttctcgaattaaaaaaagttaattagtcCATTAATGCTTAAGCCATACTATagctaaaacaatttaaataaaacacgAAAAAGTGACACACAGATCAACTAGTTCATATGGATGTTTCACAGGAAAGTAATCAACTATTTGGCTTTTTGTTATGGCATATTTAGAAAGGGAGAAATCTAGCTATATTTCATAATGAAGTTTTACTTCCACAATCTGTTTGCAATTCGGCAGTTCAAGCTTGTTTAGAATATAAAGATTGCTGTAGTACAGAAAAGCTTGCAACTgttccaaatgttttaaatccatCATCTCATCAATGTTGGATTCCTCCTCCTGAAGGTACCATTAAAGTTAATTATGATGCTGCCTCAGATAATGTCACGAAATTTGGAACAGTTGGTGTTATAGTCTCAGATTATCTTGGTAGAACAATAGCTAGATTTACTGCATTTGTGAGGCATATCTGGGATCCAGGGGCCTTGGAGTGGATTGCTCTTAGATCTGCAATGAGTTTTGCATCAACTAAAGGCTGGCAAACTGTTATTTTTGAAGGAGATGCCATTCAAATACCGCAAATTCTGAACCAAACACAAGTCTGTCCTGCTGCTATTTGGGGtgtttatttggatatattgCATCTTCAAACTTTATTTTCAGATGTTCAAGTAGCTTATGTATCTAGAAAATATAATAGTAAAGCTCATAACCTTGCTCAATCCTGTAAATTTTTAGTGCAACAATTATTGGCTTAGGACTGAACATAGAGGTTTAAGTTGTACTCAGTggcttatttaatataattacgtttgacaaaaaaaaaagctctacaatttaaataaaacataaataagaGACATTATATTAAgttttctttaaataaaaattagagtttttttaattaataatgatTTATAAGTATAACATAGCTTGTAACAAATTCAACTTTTTATAGATTGAAATTagattcttttataattttacgaAGTTAACCTAATTTTTGTTTCTGAAAGATCAAACTCTATTCTGTTGAATCTCTTTCAAGGGAAAAGGGGCAAATATGACCCTAACGTTTGGGGTAAAGACCAACTAAGCCCCTAATCAATTTTCAGTCTCAAAAGGACCCTTAACGTTTTGAAACAGGACCAGATAAACCCTTCTGCTTCACAGTGTTTATTCCCGTTAGTTTTTGCCCACCTGTAATTTCCACCTCATTTATTAATGCAAGCATTTAATTCCACGTGGCCCTCTAATTAATACACTCACCCACTACACTAACCAAACCCCTCAGTAATGAAATCCCTAAATCATTCTAACCTAATTCCCAATTCTATCGCTAAACCTAACACCCAATTCCTTCTCAAATCCTGAGAAACGACAGACAAACCTTCAATCGGTAGACATAATCGGTCCTTCTTCGTTTCCTCTAACCTTCTATCGTTCCTGTAACAAATGTTTGGTGCGAATATCTGAACAAAGAACAAGTAAGTCTCTTTTCCCTTTTAAGTAAAGAATGTCTTTTGTTTTTTGTTCGTTACTATACGTTTTATTGTTGTGTTTTGAAGTGTGGTGGACCTGTTGACAGTAAAAGCttgttttttatgttattttgtaAGAGGAAAGTGTAAATGCATGTGGTCCAAAAGCATGTGGGGACTGAATGTTTTATGGTTGTTTAATAAGCATGTGGGGACTGATTTTTTATGGGTATTGTTTAATAAGTATGTGGGGACTGATTGTTTCTATTTTTGTTAAAGAAAATTGTGAATTTAATATGGGTGGTTGTTGTCCCTTTTTGTGAATTTAATATTCTGTTTTTCCCCTTTAAAAATTATCTCTCACTTGAATTTACTGTTCCTGATGCAGTATGGCTGATGGTTTTATTGATGTCATTTTTCATTTTGGGGGTACATGGGTTTTTAATCCTGGTTTTGACTATGTGGATGATGAGTTAGAGGTGTGTTCTGGTTTTGACCCAGACTATTTAAATTATAGGAAGTTGTCAGTGTTTTATGAAAATGAGTTGACTCTTGGAAATGTTACCTCAATCTTCTTACTGGAACCTGGGAAAACATTGGATGATGGGTTGTTTCTGTTAGAGAATGATGACAGTGTGCGAAGGGTCTTAAATCACATTAGGAGGTATTCTTGGGTTAGCCAGATTCATGTGTATGCTAATCATGATGTGAACATTCCTGTGTATGCAACTAATAAGACATCCTTGTTAATTGATTACCCTTCTGTCGGCCATGAGAATATAAATGAGGGAGAGACTAGTGAGAAGAGGGGAGAGACTAGTGAAAAGAGGGGGGAGAATGGTGAGACTATTGATGACATAATAGAAGCTATTGGGAGGGAAGATTTTATTTTTGAGGAGGCAGATGTAGACCTTGGAGCAAATGATGAATCTTCTAGTGAGAGTGGTAGTGAGAGTGGGGAAGACAATGGGCAAGGGGAAGAGAATGGGCAAGGGGAAGAGAGTGATGATAGTGGGAGTGAGTATATTGCAAGTGTTGACAGTGACACTAGTGATGGGGAGGGTGAAGGTGATGATGATAGTGAATCAGAGTCAGTTGTGCCAATTGAAAGAGTGAGGTATGATAGTGAGGATGGTCAACCTCACTTTAGGTTAGGCATGACATTTAAAAATGCTGTTGAGGCAAGGGCAGCAATTGCCAACTATGCAGTTGCAAATGGTAGAAAGCTGAAAATTAAACCTAATGAACCATGTAGGATTAGGGCCAAATGTGTGACTGAGGCAGGCTGTCAGTTTCAAGTTTTTTTATCCAAAGAAGGGAACAATCCAGGGCTGGTAGTTAAGACCCTTAAGACTGAACACACATGCTATAGGGCATTTAGGAACCCACTAGCATCTGCTAAGTATTTGTCCCAGTACTTTAGGAGGTTAATTATAAAGAATCCTGAAACCAAAGTGAAGGACATGAAGAGTATAGCTGAGGTTCAGTTGAAGGTGAATGTTTCAATCTATATGTGCAAGAGGGCAAAGAGGATTGTGAAGCAAGAATTAGAGGGAAGCTACAGGAGAGAGTTTGAATACCTAGATGCTTATGTTGCAGCCCTCAGAAGGTCAAATCCAGGAACAACTGCTGAAGTTGAACTCTGTCATGCAGCAAGAAGAGAAGGAAAGAGGGTTTTTAAGAGACTGTATGTATGCTTTGCAGCTTGCAAAGAAGGCTGGAAGGCAGGATGTAGGCCCATCATTGGCCTTGATGGGTGCTTCTTGAAGAGTGCATGCAAAGGTATATTGCTGGCAGCCATTGGCAAAGATGGAAATGACCAGATGTATCCCATTGCATGGGCAGTGGTAGATAAAGAGGATAGGAGAAACTGGGAATGGTTTATGAAGCATTTGTCAAGAGATTTACTGTTAGGAGAAGGACCAACAATAACTCTAATATCAGACATGCAGAAGGTAATATcatattttgtgtttttgttatttattagaATAACTGTGTTGTGGAGTTTgtataatttactattgtttcATGTTTTATTTGTAGGGTTTAATTAAAGCTGCCAAGGTAATCTTGCCTGAGGCTGAGCACAGGTGGTGTGCAAGGCATATATGGGCAAACTGGTCTAAGAAATGGAGTGGAGGGGAGTTCCAGAAACATTTCTGGATATGTGCTTGGAGCACATTTGAAGAGGAGTTCATTGACAATCTCAGTAAGCTGGGAGAGCTAAGTGTGCAAGCAGCAGAGGATTTGGTTTATTACCCACCCAACAACTGGTGTAGAGCTTATTTTAGCAATCGATCCAAGTCAGACATGGTTGATAATAACATCACAGAGTGCTTCAATTCATGGATTAAAAATGCTCGTTTCAAGCCTATCATCAGTATGCTTGAAGAGATCAGACTACTGGTAATGAACAGACTGGCTGAGAATAAAGCAGCAATGACTACTTGGGTTACTGACTGGAGTCCAGCAGCAATGGCTATTTACCAAGATAATAAAGAATTTGCTATGGGGTGCAAGGTTGAGTACAATGGAGATTCAGGATTTGAAATTGGTGAGGGTGATGATAAGCACACAGTTTTTATTGACATGAAGGCCTGCACTTGTAGATCCTGGGATCTGACAGGCATCCCTTGCAGCCATGCAGTTTTGCACTCAACCACAAAAGAGTAGACCTAAATTCTGAAATCTCCATGTACTACCACAAAGACAATGTTGCAGCAACATATCAGTACCTAATGCAACCAGTTCCTGGGAAAAGATTCATGAGGTGTGATCAGTATCTCCCAATTGAGCCACCAGAAGTCACCAAATTGCCTGGGAGGCCAAGAAAGAAGAGAATCAGATCAGCCAATGAACCTAACCCAACATCAGGCAAACTTTCAAGGCAGGGAAAGAAACAAACGTGTCGCAAATGCCACCAGGAGGGTCACAATAGAGCAACCTGCAAGAATTTAGTAAGTGTATTGTTTTTGTTGCATTTAGTGTTTTAGTTTGAGTAGTTAGTAACTGAATGCATTAAGTGTGTTAGTTTGTGGATGTGTTAGTAAGTGTGTTAATGTTTGACAGCCCCAAAGTTCCCAATCTGGTAGCAGCAACCATGATGCAGCCCCACCTCTATTTGCTGCTTCACAGGCCTCATGTGTTCAGTCAGGCCCTTCACCAGGTGCTCAGTCAGGCCCTTCACCAGGTGCTCAGTCAGGCCCTGCACAAGGGAGACCAGTGGTTCCTGAACAAGCTTCCCAGACTTCCCAAAGGCCTATACAACCAACAGCACCAAGGCATTCACAAGCCTACAAAAGAAAAATAGCACAACGACTCAGCCGTGCTTCCGGCAGCAGACTTTCTACAAGCGTAGGTGCCGGTACACGTATAGATGAAGCTAGTGGGGATACTGTATGGAATGTAAGTCACTTTTGATACTTACTTTCATTTTTGATGCAATTATTTGATGGTTGTTTGATGCAAGTATTGATGGCTGTTTGATTCCTATTTGATGGCAGCCTGGAATGTCTGGTGAGGAACCAGTTGATTTCTCTGCAGGGGGTGGCAATTCTGATGTAAATGTCAGATTTGCTATACCCAATGAACGAAACATTCAAAGGGAAAAAGCTGGATCTTCTTCTACTGTCTCAAATGCACACAAAAGGCCTATCAAATTCCTTGGGAATGGAGCAGATGTTAGGTATGCTAAAGATTTGCCATTTAAACCTAGAGGAGGTTTGAAATGGAAAGGTGTCCAAGCTATCAGAACTGAAGATCTTGAGAGACAAAGGGAGGAAGCAATTGGAAGTCAACAGAGGTCAAGGGAAGTCAATGAGCAGGATTTAGGAAATGCATAGTCTGTTGCTTTAGATATACATTTTGCTAGGATGTGGTTAAACTGGTTTTGTACTGGCATTTGTTGCTAGTTTGCTATATtacttataactttttttggtattttggATGACAAGTTCCTTATGAACTTCTCTTTTGTTTGGCTTGTAGTTCATTAGGAACTTGATAGTAGCCAAATATGCTTTTGTAATGGCAAGTAATAGTCTGAAACTGATGCTATATGCCATATTCAAATTTCTGCAGTTCAATGTCATTTTCAGtgttatgtttttatgtttGCAGCCTTTATTATACATTACAATTCTGCATGTTATGTCTTGCAATGTAGTTCAATTCAGAATGAATTATGCACATGTAATTCATTGGCAGAATCTCATCAATAACCATCAATGTAAACCTAGCAATACAAAATCTCATCACTAACCATCAATTCATAAACAAACAATGGAAATTTcattcatttaacatataactCCATCAAACCATTCAAAAACCATTCAAAGGAACCAATACACACTACAACTTTGTTGCATTCTACAATACAAGCATACACAGTATTACAAGGCTTGAGAATGCAGAAAACATGTATGCCCATCtcaacttttttttagcaaCCATCAATTCATAATCTCCACATTGCTCTTTCTTCTTCAAAATCCTCACTTCATACCACAATTCCTCTAGTTCATCTGCAACGATGTCTGGTCCAGCCTTCAAGCTTTGCTCCCTTTTTTCAATTAGGGCATTCATTACATTTTTTTCCCTCTCACTCATTGGCCCATCATGccattcaaaaaaattacagcCACCATCATCCTAATGAACACAACAAATCACTCTCAATCAAACATTCAAAGAAATTTCtgcaatttatcaaaattaaacatACCTTGTAATCTATGCATCCATAAAACCTCCTACAAGGATTATTCGGTGTCCAAGAGAAGAACCTTGGTGCTGGTCGATTTCTACGCCCTCTAATTACACAGTTGCAGAATTTTGTTCCTTCGTAAGTGTAATCACACGTTCTTCTTTGTTTACGTGACGAAGAAGACGATGAAGCCATAATTACGAGAGCCGTTGCAGCAAATGGAAGAGAAAATTAGAAAGAAGGAAGATGAAATGAAGAATGGAGAATTGGGGATTTCAATTAGGGTTCAAGAATTTCAATTACTGATGAGTGGGTGAGTGTAGTGGGTGAGTGTAGTGGGTGAGTGTATTAATTAGAGGGCCACGTGGAATTAAATGCCTGCATTAATAAATGAGGTGGAAATTACAGGTGGGCAAAAACTAACGGGAATAAACACTGTGAAGCAGAAGGGTTTATCTGGTCCTGTTTCAAAACGTTAAGGGTCCTTTTGAGACTGAAAATTGATTAGGGGCTTAGTTGGTCTTTACCCCAAACATTAGGGTCATATTTGCCCCTTTTCCCCTCTTTCAACCATGATACTTTGTTTAGGAAGGTGGGGTCATTTATTTTTTAGCCAATTCTCTGAAAAAccccacctttcaaccccctTTCATTTGCACcttcatcttttaaaattttcaattttatccaaattctcacctttcattttcaattgcaccctaaaagtattaaattagctctttttcactataaaaaagttcaaatcgataatttatattttaattcatattctaaataatcttcaatgtttaaattttaacaataaaaccatatttcctaaaattttaaaagttaaattttttttatataaaatagaaatcaattaaaaatatcctCAAATATGGTTTTGTGGTTGAAATTTAAACAGTAAGGACTATTTAgaacatgaattaaaatataaagtatcgatttcaactttttttagtgacaaaagcccaatttaatatttttaggatgcaattgaaaatgaaaggtgataatttgggtaaaattggagattttgaaaggcGAGGGTGAAAACGAAGGGAGattgaaaggtgaggggttttttaGGGGTTAAGCCTTATTTTTTTTAGCATAATTAACAAACAAAGAACGATAAAATAAATGTCAAGATCCACACTATAAAATAAGATTGAATTGAATTGTTTTAGTAACATTAATTTGATCATTgtaacaaaatcaaattaaactaaaaatgaatataatataaattaattaagattcgAACACGAACcagaaatcaaacaaataatgaaaatattaaattcaatgTAAAAGAGAGTAGTGTATGGCAGAGAGTAGTGTATGGCGATGTTTAGCCATGTTGGCTGCGACACTTGTTCAAGTTTAAGCAACCACGGGTGTATTTGTTAACCGGGATAGGCCCAGGCCTGTGACCTATGCATTCTGGTAGATAAAGACCTTCCTTTGTTTTACATTTATCAACTGGCGCAGGGCCGGGTTGTTTCGCCGGCGGTTGTTTCGCTGCTTCGGCGCAGTTGAGCAATGCAGCCATGGCAATTATAACCACACAGAACAACCCTGCGCCTCTCTTTCGCATCATTATGATTGCTTTCCTTGTTTGAGATGATTTAATATGCATGCATTTGGGAGTTTATATACACTTTTTTTAATGCTCAATTATTGAAAATTTGCTATTTTTATCATCGTcgtatactattttttttattgttgttcaACTCTCACCCATAATACTTGCATTTATTTCGGTTCTTGTATTATTagtaatgattattattattattatctatgTGATCCATGCAAAAAGTTAgttgaaaataaaacaaaaaggtCATAGACGTACCTAAAGCTTTCATTaaatctcaaatcataacaAAGATATAGGATGGCTAATATTGAGAGTTTGATTtgtcaataaataaataataatgattttatttttttactgcTTCATGTTCTCAATGTAACATATAGTTTCAATGATATTAATAATATtgcaaatagaaaaaaatatacatcccatctttcaaaaaaaatcaatatcgTTTTACGTGATCCACACCTGACTCATGGTATGACtcgttaaataattataataatattctaAATAAATTGTCTTctgtatttcatttttaaacatttgcaaaAATATCTCTTTTACCTCTAATCTATCAATGAATAACCATTAATCAACTAATAAACTATCCCAAAGggatattttcataaaaatttcaaaaaaataaggtacttaaaaaaattatagttttgtttaattagtaattatttctataattataaattatatttaaatatcaaatatcaaataattattaaataatagttaattagaaaaatttatctcatctataaattatatttaagtacaaaatactaaataattattaaatagtactccctccgtcctaataGAGTTCTATTTTGTCATTAtcatataattgaaaaaaacacAATAATTGTATTCATATAAAtgtttctttacttttcttaccatactcttatttaatataggatcCATTTTCAATTACttataaaaagatcaaatttaaaaattattactccctctgtttttttaattgtccacTTAGTCAAATAAATTTGTCTATGATTATTTGttcatttagaattttaagatgACTTTAgctaattttcaaatttatccttTCATAATAAATGACTATATGActtagtttaaaaaatatttattaactagTAAGCGTATATTAGTATTtatctttataatttaaaacaaaatgcctatttttttaatatgtgtaattttaaataaaaaattaaaaaaaaacagagtaTTTCTTAGAAGTGGACAAGAATTTTAggacaaatattttttaaaagtggacaACTATATTGGGACGGAAGAAATAATAGTTATTTAATAATAGTTTATCTAATTTatagataatttaaataatagctaaattaataatttattagaagtagtttatcttaattagaattttagataattgaatactaataaaaaataatagttattaaataattaaagtagTTTATATTAGTTATTGATGGATATCTAATCCTATCATAAGTACCATGGAgtcgagtcgcaggagatccgcTCTCAGACGATATCGGACTCCCGCCCAAACGGCTGAGCCAGACGAAACCGGTGGCCGAATCTATGAGATCCGCCTCGACTG containing:
- the LOC126654830 gene encoding uncharacterized protein LOC126654830, translating into MASSSSSSRKQRRTCDYTYEGTKFCNCVIRGRRNRPAPRFFSWTPNNPCRRFYGCIDYKDDGGCNFFEWHDGPMSEREKNVMNALIEKREQSLKAGPDIVADELEELWYEVRILKKKEQCGDYELMVAKKKLRWAYMFSAFSSLVILCMLVL